The Arachis hypogaea cultivar Tifrunner chromosome 19, arahy.Tifrunner.gnm2.J5K5, whole genome shotgun sequence genome has a window encoding:
- the LOC140182152 gene encoding uncharacterized protein: MAGRVDHSINKSGTPPIFRIGGQNYHRIGSLLPPESEKPKFAQLYIYDTENEITNRMESFRSNISAELMETEIVSSLKVMMDENNVLAKAFRSARDRYQIDGSADVKLRLITRRNTDARTYNLPTASEVAALIVGDIDESGVNRDIIIETKSRILQRIEVAHPMYLALQYPLLFPYGEDGYRLHIATSSRPNVRRTEKRSTISMRDFFAYRLQRRTNESQVLLRSRRLLQQFIVDAYTMVESERLLYLRLKQPNLRLGKFKQLHECMVRGETNAINTGQRIILSKSFTGGPRLSNHRVLEERSTSCPLLLFMHPESKPRTVDDIDKVIKTEIPDKRENPKFYAAVEKYMVHDPCGHLNRKSQCMINGKCSKFFPKAFRDRTIIDEEGFPRYQRRDDGGTQSKYLFKYLHKGNDRVTAAFYQSNESQIL, encoded by the exons ATGGCAGGAAGAGTTGACCATTCGATAAACAAAAGTGGTACACCTCCTATCTTTCGCATTGGAGGTCAAAATTATCACCGTATTGGCAGTTTACTACCACCGGAAAGTGAGAAACCAAAATTTGCCCAACTATACATTTATGATACTGAGAATGAGATTACAAACCGCATGGAATCATTTAG GTCAAACATCAGTGCAGAATTGATGGAAACTGAAATTGTTTCATCCTTGAAAGTCATGATGGATGAAAATAATGTCCTAGCAAAGGCATTTCGTTCAGCACGGGATAGATACCAAATTGATGGCTCTGCTGATGTTAAGTTACGGTTGATAACCAGAAGAAATACTGATGCAAGGACATATAATTTGCCAACGGCATCTGAAGTTGCTGCACTGATAGTTGGAGATATTGACGAGAGCGGAGTTAATAGGGATATAATAATTGAGACAAAATCAAGAATCTTGCAGAGGATAGAAGTAGCACATCCAATGTACCTTGCTCTTCAATATCCTTTATTGTTTCCATACGGTGAGGATGGTTACAGATTACATATAGCTACTTCTTCTCGACCAAATGTCAGGAGAACTGAGAAAAGATCAACAATAAGCATGAGAGACTTCTTTGCATACAGACTTCAGAGAAGGACTAACGAGTCTCAGGTCCTTTTGCGGTCAAGAAGATTACTGCAACAATTCATAGTAGATGCCTACACTATGGTTGAGTCAGAACGGCTTTTATACTTACGATTAAAACAACCAAACTTGAGGCTAGGCAAGTTCAAGCAATTGCATGAGTGTATGGTTCGTGGTGAAACTAATGCCATTAACACTGGACAAAGAATTATTCTCTCAAAGAGCTTTACCGGTGGTCCAAG ATTGTCTAACCATAGAGTTTTAGAAGAGAGGTCTACCTCATGCCCTCTTCTTTTATTCATGCATCCGGAATCAAAACCACGAACTGTTGATGACATAGACAAGGTTATTAAGACGGAGATTCCAGATAAGAGGGAAAATCCAAAATTTTATGCTGCTGTTGAGAAATATATGGTTCATGATCCATGCGGTCATTTAAATAGAAAGAGCCAATGCATGATCAATGGTAAATGCTCAAAGTTTTTTCCCAAGGCATTTCGAGATAGGACAATTATTGACGAAGAAGGCTTTCCAAGATATCAAAGAAGAGATGATGGGGGAACT CAATCAAAATACCTGTTTAAGTATCTTCACAAGGGTAATGACAGGGTGACAGCTGCATTTTATCAAAGCAATGAATCTCAG attttatGA